One region of Bombyx mori chromosome 27, ASM3026992v2 genomic DNA includes:
- the LOC101737286 gene encoding uncharacterized protein LOC101737286 isoform X2, with translation MNIKLLSCTNNLAFKHKYDRNSKMTKNVAKIDVKSCVKAEPPHPCDPIVPCDPLKQEEGECPTPSLCVEKLKNPAHAGEIRKFINVTSCAKEDPPHPCDALACNTDLTKRRPCSDPPLCVQRIKNPVTEKEKVDSCDTPE, from the exons ATGaac ATAAAATTGTTAAGTTGTACAAACAATCTAgcttttaaacataaatatgaCAGAAACAGCAAAATGACTAAAAACGTTGCAAAAATCGACGTCAAATCTTGTGTGAAAGCCGAACCGCCTCACCCGTGTGACCCGATTGTACCCTGTGATCCTTTGAAACAAGAAGAGGGAGAATGCCCTACGCCCTCTCTGTGCGTGGAGAAGTTGAAGAACCCTGCACATGCTGGTGAAATAA GGAAATTCATCAACGTTACTTCCTGCGCCAAAGAGGATCCACCACATCCCTGCGACGCGCTCGCCTGCAATACGGACCTTACAAAGAGGCGCCCCTGTTCGGACCCTCCATTGTGTGTGCAGCGAATCAAGAACCCCGttacagaaaaagaaaaagttgaTTCATGCGATACCCCTGAATAA
- the LOC101737286 gene encoding uncharacterized protein LOC101737286 isoform X1, whose translation MNIKLLSCTNNLAFKHKYDRNSKMTKNVAKIDVKSCVKAEPPHPCDPIVPCDPLKQEEGECPTPSLCVEKLKNPAHAGEITKCLPGKFINVTSCAKEDPPHPCDALACNTDLTKRRPCSDPPLCVQRIKNPVTEKEKVDSCDTPE comes from the exons ATGaac ATAAAATTGTTAAGTTGTACAAACAATCTAgcttttaaacataaatatgaCAGAAACAGCAAAATGACTAAAAACGTTGCAAAAATCGACGTCAAATCTTGTGTGAAAGCCGAACCGCCTCACCCGTGTGACCCGATTGTACCCTGTGATCCTTTGAAACAAGAAGAGGGAGAATGCCCTACGCCCTCTCTGTGCGTGGAGAAGTTGAAGAACCCTGCACATGCTGGTGAAATAA CAAAATGTCTACCAGGGAAATTCATCAACGTTACTTCCTGCGCCAAAGAGGATCCACCACATCCCTGCGACGCGCTCGCCTGCAATACGGACCTTACAAAGAGGCGCCCCTGTTCGGACCCTCCATTGTGTGTGCAGCGAATCAAGAACCCCGttacagaaaaagaaaaagttgaTTCATGCGATACCCCTGAATAA
- the LOC101737712 gene encoding actin-binding protein WASF1: MSDHISQKCKSIPITNLPTKICNVEPVPEPPPPNPCTLQRIKQKEKAGIKICPRIPVEQPPPPAPCVAICIEKIKNPPVPPSANEPIVCVVQPEKTTTERCDAILDAVAAHPDLPWPGCAPNPLPPPPPKYDPCEEQLRKQKIEECKKRKQRYLE; the protein is encoded by the coding sequence ATGTCCGATCACATTTCACAAAAATGTAAGAGCATACCTATAACAAACTTACCCACGAAAATCTGCAATGTCGAACCAGTACCTGAGCCACCTCCACCAAACCCTTGCACCTTGcaacgaataaaacaaaaggaaaAAGCTGGTATCAAAATATGTCCAAGGATTCCTGTAGAACAACCGCCACCACCAGCCCCCTGCGTTGCAATTTGTATCGAAAAAATAAAGAATCCACCCGTACCTCCAAGTGCAAATGAACCTATAGTATGTGTCGTGCAACCGGAGAAAACGACCACAGAGAGATGCGATGCTATTTTGGATGCAGTTGCTGCACACCCTGATCTACCCTGGCCTGGTTGTGCGCCCAACCCTTTACCTCCACCTCCACCAAAATACGACCCTTGCGAAGAACAGCTGAGGAAACAGAAAATCGAAGAGTGCAAAAAACGAAAGCAACGGTACTTAGAGTGA